A portion of the Calothrix sp. 336/3 genome contains these proteins:
- a CDS encoding pentapeptide repeat-containing protein, translating to MVEVILQNLGKAMKNLVRGFQPSIALLFLLMFLPTAYAADAGDIQKLKETRQCAGCNLEKANLRGFYLRQANLKGANLQGANLNAADLRGAFLRGANLKDADLRNANLEDANLENAKLAGVKWHNTVVSDRTVIERKWREVFNLVNGKVTNPDLSKADLSGANLNGLDLRNFNLQGANLENATLEATLLNNVNFQQANLTSASLFLSDLRNSNFSNANLEKGKLQATDFRNANLSQTNLKQANLSNAFLESANLSNSILTEAKLSRSYLNNANLSQTKLNNANLLTSDLRGANLTGVDLANANLRGADLSNSILSNAILRSSNLEGANLRSMQLSGTNLSGLNLSNVDLSGNNLSKTNLRRTNLSGANLKTANLSQADLFEANLSGADLSGANLSNADLTRANLRGANLQGTTLSGIKLNFANFCGATMPNGSKGKC from the coding sequence TTGGTTGAAGTTATTTTGCAAAACCTGGGCAAGGCGATGAAAAATTTGGTGAGAGGTTTCCAGCCCTCTATCGCTCTCCTGTTCCTTCTGATGTTCCTGCCAACTGCCTATGCAGCTGATGCTGGTGACATCCAGAAACTCAAAGAAACCCGTCAATGTGCCGGATGTAACTTAGAGAAAGCCAATCTACGGGGTTTTTATCTGCGTCAGGCAAACCTCAAAGGGGCAAACCTCCAAGGGGCAAATCTCAACGCAGCCGATTTACGGGGAGCATTTCTGCGGGGAGCAAACCTCAAGGATGCCGACCTGCGCAATGCTAACCTAGAAGATGCCAACTTAGAAAACGCCAAGTTAGCAGGAGTAAAATGGCACAATACAGTTGTAAGCGATCGCACAGTCATTGAGCGAAAATGGCGAGAAGTTTTTAACCTAGTTAATGGCAAAGTCACAAATCCTGATCTCAGTAAAGCTGACTTGTCAGGAGCAAATCTCAACGGTTTAGATCTACGTAACTTTAACCTCCAAGGTGCAAATCTGGAAAATGCCACCCTGGAAGCTACCCTACTGAATAACGTCAATTTCCAACAAGCTAACCTCACCTCTGCTAGTTTGTTTCTCAGTGATTTGCGTAATAGTAACTTCAGCAATGCCAACCTGGAAAAAGGTAAACTCCAAGCCACAGATTTTCGCAACGCTAATCTCAGCCAAACTAACCTCAAGCAAGCTAACCTCAGTAATGCTTTCCTGGAATCAGCAAACCTGAGTAACTCAATTCTCACCGAGGCAAAACTCTCCCGCTCCTACCTCAACAACGCCAACCTCAGCCAAACTAAACTCAATAATGCCAACCTCCTCACCTCCGACTTGCGAGGGGCAAACCTCACGGGTGTGGATTTAGCTAATGCCAATCTGCGAGGAGCAGACTTGAGCAATTCCATTCTCAGTAATGCGATTCTCCGCAGCAGCAACCTGGAAGGTGCGAATTTACGCTCTATGCAACTCAGTGGCACAAACCTCAGTGGTTTGAATCTCAGCAACGTTGATCTCAGTGGCAACAACCTCAGCAAAACCAACCTCAGAAGAACTAATTTAAGCGGAGCTAACCTGAAAACTGCCAACTTGAGCCAAGCAGACTTGTTTGAGGCAAACCTGAGTGGGGCAGATTTGAGCGGCGCAAACCTCAGCAATGCCGATCTCACCCGCGCTAATCTCCGTGGGGCGAACCTCCAAGGAACCACCCTCAGTGGTATCAAACTTAACTTTGCTAACTTCTGCGGCGCTACTATGCCAAATGGTAGTAAGGGTAAGTGTTAA
- a CDS encoding tetratricopeptide repeat protein, which translates to MQCIKKLATVVSILSFLLVVKATEAAESPIILSQNILQEKLKDPNYWSNLCYLQQQAGQYEAALAACEQAISLKTRNPLYWADHAGVLLKLKKYPEAIVSADRALQFDKKTSLALSYKCMALNALNRNEDALDICNQALKVDGNWGKESPRLAWVHRGVILTQQDEYAQAMIAFDRSLLLEPKDSLTLAYKCYLFNKIEQHEQAIASCNQALAGNGNWGDKSQTFALANRAMAYTKINEFTVAIADYDKLLTLDANDYQAWAGQGLVLQKLNRYAEARTSYERSVAINPKYSLAQVGRCAMLNRSKQYEEAVKACDAAIAGDGMWHDFGAAQAWNERGVGLIGAGKYEDGLASVNRAVGMRTDYAEAWSNRSVALWHLQQYPEAMASTEKAIALNAGFAPAWFNRGRIWSKQQQYRNALIAYSKSLAIQPNNYEGWANYSVVLWHLQQYPAALASTDRAIALNMNAYEGWYNRGLVLTSMARHQDALKAYNRAIKINPQSAEAMTGKGLVLAKMQRYPQAIAALQVALKLNPNQSLAKATLKVVMQEQGKEKGSQE; encoded by the coding sequence ATGCAATGTATCAAAAAATTAGCTACAGTAGTAAGTATTTTGAGCTTTTTACTAGTTGTCAAGGCAACTGAAGCCGCAGAATCACCGATTATTCTGAGTCAGAATATTTTACAGGAAAAGTTAAAAGACCCCAATTACTGGTCTAACTTGTGTTATTTGCAGCAGCAGGCGGGGCAGTATGAGGCAGCCTTGGCGGCTTGTGAGCAGGCAATTTCTCTGAAAACCCGCAACCCTTTGTATTGGGCAGATCATGCTGGGGTGTTGTTGAAGTTGAAGAAATATCCGGAGGCGATCGTCAGTGCAGATCGAGCTTTGCAGTTTGACAAAAAGACTTCCTTGGCGTTGAGTTACAAGTGTATGGCGTTGAATGCTCTGAATCGTAACGAAGATGCTTTGGATATCTGCAACCAAGCTTTGAAGGTGGATGGCAATTGGGGCAAGGAATCACCGAGGTTAGCTTGGGTACATCGGGGGGTGATTTTGACTCAGCAGGATGAGTATGCCCAGGCGATGATTGCCTTTGATAGAAGTCTGTTGTTGGAACCGAAGGACTCTCTGACTCTGGCATACAAATGTTATTTATTTAACAAGATTGAGCAGCATGAGCAGGCGATCGCCAGTTGTAATCAAGCCCTAGCGGGTAATGGTAACTGGGGTGATAAGAGTCAAACCTTTGCCCTTGCTAACCGTGCCATGGCATATACAAAAATCAATGAGTTCACCGTGGCGATCGCCGACTATGACAAATTACTTACCCTGGATGCCAATGATTACCAGGCTTGGGCAGGGCAGGGTTTAGTATTACAAAAATTAAATCGTTACGCAGAAGCACGGACATCCTACGAGCGTTCGGTGGCGATTAATCCCAAGTATTCCCTGGCACAGGTGGGGCGTTGTGCGATGCTCAACCGTAGCAAGCAGTATGAGGAAGCAGTGAAAGCTTGTGATGCTGCCATTGCTGGGGATGGGATGTGGCATGATTTTGGGGCTGCCCAAGCTTGGAATGAGCGCGGTGTGGGATTAATTGGGGCAGGGAAATATGAGGATGGTTTGGCATCGGTAAACCGAGCGGTGGGGATGAGAACAGACTATGCCGAAGCTTGGAGCAACCGCAGTGTGGCGCTGTGGCATTTGCAACAATACCCAGAAGCTATGGCATCTACAGAAAAGGCGATCGCCCTGAATGCAGGTTTTGCCCCTGCTTGGTTTAACCGTGGCAGAATCTGGAGTAAACAACAGCAGTATCGCAATGCTTTGATTGCCTACAGTAAATCCCTAGCCATTCAACCGAATAACTACGAAGGATGGGCAAACTACAGTGTTGTGTTGTGGCATTTACAACAATATCCCGCCGCCCTTGCCTCCACAGACAGAGCGATCGCCCTGAATATGAATGCCTACGAAGGATGGTATAACCGAGGTTTAGTTTTGACATCCATGGCACGTCATCAAGATGCTCTCAAAGCTTACAATCGAGCGATAAAAATCAATCCCCAAAGCGCCGAAGCCATGACGGGTAAAGGTTTGGTTCTCGCCAAAATGCAACGTTATCCCCAGGCGATCGCGGCTTTACAAGTTGCTTTAAAACTCAACCCCAATCAAAGTCTGGCAAAGGCAACATTGAAAGTAGTTATGCAGGAGCAAGGGAAGGAGAAGGGGAGTCAGGAGTGA
- a CDS encoding 2OG-Fe(II) oxygenase: protein MKYYRQQTNTFPTTYLNDLWGEINSSPYFSVNNLNRDFIATKGFSVVFQQSGIMEVVEKFPFFQPYLDVAILDNCNAFYLNPLLLKEGSRVDPHIDRSLRSYCKTIEPPAFVSVLYVRVPENMEGGELILRCQKRQVGQIKPQVNSLVYFQGDLTHSVNPVKTPGNRLSLVCEQYSLSEDELEEIPRFTVESRASISKIKKRKNAP, encoded by the coding sequence TTGAAATACTATCGTCAACAAACCAATACTTTCCCTACTACTTACCTCAATGACTTATGGGGAGAAATTAACTCTAGCCCTTACTTTTCTGTTAATAACCTGAATCGGGATTTTATCGCTACTAAAGGGTTTTCTGTAGTCTTTCAACAATCTGGGATAATGGAAGTTGTGGAAAAGTTTCCATTTTTTCAACCTTATTTAGATGTAGCTATTTTAGATAATTGCAATGCTTTTTATCTTAATCCTCTATTGTTGAAAGAAGGTTCCCGTGTCGATCCTCATATCGATCGCTCCCTACGTTCCTATTGTAAGACTATTGAACCACCAGCTTTTGTGAGTGTTCTCTATGTGCGTGTACCAGAAAATATGGAAGGGGGGGAACTGATATTACGCTGTCAAAAAAGACAAGTTGGGCAAATTAAACCACAGGTAAATAGTTTGGTGTATTTTCAGGGTGATTTAACCCACTCAGTCAATCCTGTCAAAACTCCCGGTAATCGCTTGAGCTTGGTATGTGAACAGTATAGTTTAAGTGAGGATGAATTGGAAGAGATTCCTCGGTTTACTGTGGAGTCAAGAGCTAGCATATCGAAAATTAAAAAGAGAAAAAATGCCCCATAG
- a CDS encoding DUF5995 family protein translates to MQAKNTEQVMRHLEDIIAEAKRNCDRTGLFAALYRQVTLKINQGIESHLFEDNSRMERFATKFANRYFQALDDYQKHGKPTKSWKVALEATTHPDYLVLQHLLLGINAHINLDLGIVAAQINPDSKLPTFRQDYDTVNHIIGELLDGVQGIVGKFSPLLDILDKLGGKTDEWLMTFSMTKARQEAWNLAELLAGQNFVVQQGIIAMIDTKVAFLGKLLINPSRTLNKAVDLIHETESDDIPAIIDALNSIVNS, encoded by the coding sequence ATGCAAGCAAAAAATACAGAACAGGTGATGCGCCACTTAGAAGATATAATTGCAGAAGCAAAAAGGAACTGCGATCGCACAGGTTTATTTGCTGCCCTTTACCGTCAGGTGACATTGAAAATCAACCAGGGAATTGAAAGTCATCTATTTGAAGATAATTCCCGTATGGAAAGATTCGCCACAAAATTCGCCAATCGCTACTTCCAAGCCCTTGATGATTATCAAAAACATGGTAAACCCACAAAAAGTTGGAAGGTAGCCTTAGAAGCAACTACACATCCCGATTATTTAGTTTTGCAACACTTACTTTTAGGAATTAACGCCCATATTAATTTAGATTTAGGGATTGTCGCAGCACAAATTAATCCCGACTCCAAATTACCCACATTCCGTCAAGATTACGATACAGTCAACCATATTATTGGAGAGTTACTAGACGGGGTACAAGGGATAGTTGGAAAATTTTCCCCGTTATTGGATATCCTCGACAAATTAGGGGGTAAAACTGATGAATGGCTCATGACTTTCAGTATGACTAAAGCCCGTCAAGAAGCTTGGAATCTAGCAGAACTACTAGCAGGGCAGAATTTTGTCGTACAACAGGGAATTATTGCCATGATTGATACCAAAGTGGCATTCTTAGGGAAATTGCTGATCAATCCTAGTCGGACTTTAAATAAAGCTGTGGATTTAATTCACGAAACTGAAAGTGATGATATCCCCGCCATTATCGATGCATTGAATAGTATTGTAAATTCATAA